A stretch of the Notamacropus eugenii isolate mMacEug1 chromosome 2, mMacEug1.pri_v2, whole genome shotgun sequence genome encodes the following:
- the CLEC20A gene encoding putative C-type lectin domain family 20 member A, giving the protein MSLYSILTSEPAWIGLFFNVKTGTLSWSSGPVFTTTFWFPSLSGLMPEFCALLKVIVMQTIPTAVTGHCLTPNAFICYYDPAIGHLNTEQYLPRDPTTPLSSDPSITLPPDRESPLSSSSVSLQSDESDTTFGPGDSTTSNCVTTIDWELSTAPEHMPPAASSEPTGSLSAVTSQASGTDNIASGASDPHLTTTSRPTTRLGSTQSQPESEPGSSSVTGKKVAETNQVLLASSEPPGSPLFPRGGDSTTSNRVTTTGQELSTAPGHMPPAASSEPTGSLSAVTSQASGTDNIAPGASDPHLTITSRPTTRLGSTQSQPEPEPGNGSVTGKKEGETSQGLLASSEPPGSPLFPRGGDSTTSNSMTVSGQELSTAPGHMPPAASSEPTGSLSAVTSQASGTDNIAPGASDPHLTTTSRPTTRLGPTQSQSELEPGSSSFTGKKVGGTSKGFLISSEPPGSPLFPRGGSSSGARKKISGISFLASSEPPESPLSPRGGDSTTSNRVTTTGQELSTAPGHMPPAASSEPTGSLSAVTSQASGTDNIASGASDPHLTITSRPTTRLGSTQSQPEPEPEQRFGILKADFNSPDILQSEARKEELLREIQEAVKAILGHEQFRLKWISFDENQS; this is encoded by the exons ATGAGCCTTTACTCTATCCTAACGAGTGAACCTGCTTGGATTGGACTCTTCTTTAATGTAAAGACTGGGACACTCAGCTGGTCCAGTGGGCCAGTTTTCACGACTACCTTTTGGTTTCCAAGCCTGTCTGGTTTAATGCCTGAATTCTGTGCTTTATTGAAAGTGATAGTCATGCAAACTATTCCAACTGCAGTGACTGGTCACTGCTTAACCCCGAATGCCTTCATTTGCTACTACG ATCCTGCCATTGGACACTTGAATACTGAACAATATCTTCCCAGAGACCCTACCACCCCGCTCAGTTCAG ATCCTTCCATCACTCTCCCACCCGACAGAGAGTCTCCTCTGAGCTCTTCCAGTGTCTCCCTACAAAGTGATGAAAGTGACACTACTTTTGGCCCAG GGGACAGCACCACCTCCAACTGTGTGACTACAATAGATTGGGAATTGTCTACAGCCCCAGAACACATGCCACCAGCTGCCAGTTCTGAGCCAACAGGTAGCCTCTCAGCAGTCAcatcccaggcttcagggactgacaACATTGCCTCAGGAGCATCTGACCCCCATCTGACCACCACATCAAGGCCAACCACAAGACTTGGGTCCACACAGAGCCAGCCAGAGTCTGAACCAG GGAGCAGCTCTGTCACTGGGAAGAAGGTAGCTGAGACCAACCAGGTCTTGCTGGCCAGCTCTGAACCTCCAGGGAGTCCTCTGTTCCCAAGAGGAG GAGACAGCACCACCTCCAACCGTGTGACTACAACAGGTCAGGAATTGTCTACAGCCCCAGGACACATGCCACCAGCTGCCAGTTCTGAGCCAACAGGCAGCCTTTCAGCAGTCAcatcccaggcttcagggactgacaACATTGCCCCAGGAGCATCTGACCCCCATCTGACCATCACATCAAGGCCAACCACAAGACTTGGGTCCACACAGAGCCAGCCAGAGCCTGAACCAG GGAATGGCTCTGTCACTGGGAAGAAAGAAGGTGAGACCAGCCAGGGCTTGCTGGCCAGCTCTGAACCTCCAGGGAGTCCTTTGTTCCCAAGAGGAG GGGACAGCACCACCTCCAACTCTATGACTGTATCAGGTCAGGAATTGTCTACAGCCCCAGGACACATGCCACCAGCTGCCAGTTCTGAGCCAACAGGCAGCCTCTCAGCAGTCAcatcccaggcttcagggactgacaACATTGCCCCAGGAGCATCTGACCCCCATCTGACCACCACATCAAGGCCAACCACAAGACTTGGGCCCACACAGAGCCAGTCAGAGCTTGAACCAG GAAGCAGCTCTTTTACTGGGAAGAAAGTAGGTGGGACCAGCAAGGGCTTCCTGATCAGCTCTGAACCTCCAGGGAGTCCTCTGTTCCCAAGAGGAG gaaGTAGCTCTGGTGCTAGGAAAAAAATCAGTGGGATCAGCTTCCTGGCCAGCTCTGAACCTCCAGAGAGCCCTCTTTCCCCAAGAGGAG GAGACAGCACCACCTCCAACCGTGTGACTACAACAGGTCAGGAATTGTCTACAGCCCCAGGACACATGCCACCAGCTGCCAGTTCTGAGCCAACAGGCAGCCTTTCAGCAGTCAcatcccaggcttcagggactgacaACATTGCCTCAGGAGCATCTGACCCCCATCTGACCATCACATCAAGGCCAACCACAAGACTTGGGTCCACACAGAGCCAGCCAGAGCCTGAACCAG AGCAACGCTTTGGGATCCTGAAAGCTGATTTCAACTCTCCAGATATCCTGCAATCTGAAGCTAGAAAAGAAGAGCTTTTGAGAGAG